The following nucleotide sequence is from Apium graveolens cultivar Ventura chromosome 4, ASM990537v1, whole genome shotgun sequence.
CAATCAACCATTACACAGTATTAAGAAAAGAGCTAAATGATACTGCAGAAAAATTATACCTTTCTGATGACCCACAGATTGATGCTGCCTGTTAACATGCTGATTATTAACAAAGGGTCTAGTTACTGAGATATTTGTCACAGCAGTAACATGAACAGAAGTTTGAGTAGGTTGGCTGCTTTTGGATATGGAAGCAGAAGATCGACCATCACGTGCCGAATGTGAATTAGAGGAAGAGTTAGACTGCGGTGATGAAGCCTTGACAGAAATTTCATTAGTCAGACGACGTGCACCAACCGCCCCAACTTCCCGCTTAATAGCTCCAATGTTGGCAGCAGGTCTGGAATCAGGTGATGGTACATGAACAGGATCAGAAGAAGAAGAATACACCCCCGCCACAGAGTTGTTTGGTGAAGTTGCAGAATTTGGTCGAGGATCATTTGTCTTCTTAGTTTCCATTAGAGGACCATTTGCCTTCTTAGTTTCCATTGGTTGATTATGATTTGCAACCGGCACTGGCCTATTCTCCGAAGGTTCTTTCTTATCATTCGACTTAACAACCCTGGACTGCCTAGGCTGTGAATCAGCAATCCCATTTGAGGACTTAGATGAATGACTCCCAACCGGCTGTTTCTGCTTACTGGAATTCGTAGTCAAGCTGCTGAAagtaaaatatttaaaatgttTACTATAACCAGAACATAAAAAGTGCAAAACAAATGAGGGTAATGAGGACCTAAGAATGCCATTTCCAGGATATTTACTTATGTAGGAACTTAATGCCTACAGGCCCATAGTAAACGTACGAGATGTACCTCTTATCAGGAAAGTGTTGGACTTCTGGTTCATTTGAAGGCATTTGAGTTTGACCTTGCACAGGAGGTTTTATCTCGACATTAGGGTTCTGAATAGTTCTGTTGTCCTTCACAACACGGAACTCTCTAATTACTTTTGCATCTACAGTAAAAATAACATCAATTAATACATAACAAAAAAGGTTAATAACCCATTATTACCTGAATAATAGTAGAAATTAGTGGTCAAATATCTGAAACTGGAAACTACGAGAGTGACAATAGGATATAAAGTCCTGATTATAAAGTACAAGGCTTGCATAAATAGTATGAAAGATAAATAAACATAGTGAAGAAGTGATCTAGATAGTTTAAATATCACAACATAACACATTGACAGAATGGTAGGAAAGGGAACAGCAGACACAGGGAATACACACAAAAAAGAGGGAAGTATCAAATCAGAAAACTGCACAGACAATTCATGCCAAATATCATTATTAGGCTCAAGGGAAAAGTCTGATTTTTTTCATTTAAAATACTTTTTATTAATAGAAGATTTCTGTAGGAACTGAAGTTGCTGAAACTACACATATAAAATTATCTTAGTATTCCTTGATTAAATTCTTTGCATATAACGTATTTACAACATTTTTTGCTAAAGCAGCTAAACAGTGGACCACTAATATGAACCGGATAAATGAAGGCTTCTATATTTCTTGTTTTAGTTCTGGCTAAAGATGCATGCCTGTCACATCTTTGTGAAGCTGTACCGCAATATAAATCGATTAAAGATTAGagtaatatatatacatatattcactTATCCTTACCAGGCAATGAATTCCAAAAAGATCCCCTGCGGATGTTGCGATCAGAATGTGCATTGTAGGGAGTCCCTGGATTCGTAAAATTTTGAATAGGCCGCCCTCTGCTAATGTTGCGATCAGAATGTGCACTGTATAATGGCCCTGGATTTAAAGGTTCACTATGCTTGTTCGGCTGTGATGCAGTGTGGACGATGTTTGTTGAAACCTGACATGAGTACATGACCATTTAGTATTACTGTAAATCTTACATTGCGGTAAACCCTATCAAAGAAAGGTATCTTTAACTGCTTTTCAAATAAAAGATGGAACAATGCTAAAAAGGAAAGTAAATAAAAAAACCGTGGAACtaacataatatttttttaagacAATGTTCAAGAATAAAAATTTGGTAACAAGTAATACCTCTTTCCTTTTGTCTCTTTTTCTCTTAACTTCATGAAATGGATCTGAACACAGAAAACATACAGTAGCATATAATCAATGAATGATGGAAAAGataatatcttgctaatgtggAAAGGTAGCATACTACAGTGGGAGACATGTTACCATATAAGATGTGGTACAACCAAAATAATAAGATAAACGAACCACACCGGATGACATACACGCACATTAAACTGACAACATAGAGCATCAAATCATCAATTTTTAATTAGAATAACTATCATAATTCATCAATAGGGAAGCTAGTAAGGGACTATTAACAAGAATTAATTTTGTACCTATATTTAAATTATGGGTATTGAATACTCTATCGTTGGGATAGCAAACCGAATAGAAAAAGTTTAggtaaataaaaataaaaaagaagataGATAAATGTCAAAATTTATAGACCGTCTCTTAGTTCTTATGTTATCGCCTTCCCGATCAAAACCCCTATTCTTATTCTTGTTATATCTTAGCTCAACTTCTATTAAAGAGAACCCGAGAAATCCCATCATTTGAATAATATAGTTAAATAAAACCTCCCAGACAGAAATAagcatatattatatatatgcaTAACTGAACAGAAAACAAAATAATGAAATACATCTAGTATCTAGAAGAATATCATAATGTCTTCCAAAATACAATTAATCTTcctataaaaaatttaaaaaaaggTTTTAAGATATACTATAGAGTATATCTTGACATTGTAACGGGCTATCCATCACTTTAATTTGAGTGATTGATGTCTCATAAGCCAGTGACTTGCCACATTAGCAATTTAGCATCCATTACTCAGTGATAACCCCGTAGTCCATCAACATAACCACGTAAAGTCCACCGAACCCATCAAAAAATCAGGGGggataaatttaataaataattcaGTCACAATAATATCGCACTACATATATACAACACAACTATTAGGATATAAGCAATAGTACAACAACATAATCAAATACTTCAAGGTAGTGAAGACCACTTCTAGAATTCACACAGGCCTTTGCTAATGAGATTATGGTACATAATGGTTAACATCAGCTGCCAAAGGTGTCCCTGACCCTGCTTATCTGCAGGGCAGTATGCATGGCCATTCCATGATATAGTAATAGAACTAATAGCTTGTTCCAACTTACCAGAATATTCACAATAACATAGCCCCGAAATTCTCTACACCAATTTTCTTGAACAAAAACCATCTAATGCCTCTAAAATAACCAAAGAAATAAGGAGCAAACCTAACTTGTTTTCTATCATTTAGATGTGGAATCTTCCATGTTATATAACAATTTCAAGGTTCCAGTATTTACTTCACACAATAAACCAAAACATATGTACAACCAACTCCGAGCATTCTACTTCCTAAATATACTAAAAAGGAATCTATCACTACTTTCAAGCTAGCAACGAGCTGCAGGTTGCATTCTTATTGGCCTTCATTACCACAATGGAATTATCTAGGCACCTAAAAGATTCTTTCCTTTCCAAGACAATACTACACTGCTACCATCAACATACCCACTTTGAGATTTGTTATTTACGTAATCAAGTTTATATTGGACATATAAACATCTAGAACCACTTAATTTGGCACTGTATAAGTACCTGGAAATATGCCTAATTTAATCTATACTTTATGTCAATAAACTCATTTCATCACATGCTAACGATGTTAACATGATTAGCTTCAGTTAAGATCACTAAATTATATTACAATTCACAATCTGTACACCAATTGAGCACAATTAATGGCTTATCAATGCATCTTTTTTTTGACAGGCTTATTTATGTGTCTAATACACCTAAAAATTGCAATTTTCACTCCTAACTCTACTTGTCCTGCAAAAGCGCACACAAAATTTCCAAGAATGTTGAATGTAATCTTTGACACTTAGGAACATATGTCATCACAAGTCTGACAAACATAACATCAATGTCAAACCACATACTGGTAAAAACAAGAAAATCCACCCGCACAAGGTTAACGTTCTTGTCCAAACCGGGTGCTATTCAACAAATTGCAAGTAAAGATGATATACAAAATAATATTTACAACAATTCGCTACACAGTGGAATACAATGGGGAAAACATATAACAACCCAAAAAAAACAAATTCATAAAGCAAAAAATGTCTTAGAATTagattaacaaaaccctaattaaAAAGACCCAAGAACATAACCAACAATAACCATCACAGCTCAATATAAAAACAAAGAAAGAGAGTGGAAAGGGTGTAGAAAGAGAGGGACTGataaatgagagagagagagaggaagagagagagggagagggggaagagagagagagagagagagagagagagagagagagggggggggaggggagagagggagggagggagggagagagagagagagagagagagagagagagagagagagagagagagagaccttGATTGAGCAATTTCTGGGCAGTTTCATTAGGATCCATATTAGTTTCTTTTAGGGTAGAGTAAATTTCAGCATCAGAATGATTACCCACTATTTCTTTAATCGATTGAATCGTTTTTCTTACACCAGCAGATAGTATTTGCGCTCCACCCTCAGTTCTTGAACCAGAGACCATCTCCGACGattattaaaccctaaaaaaTTGTAATTCGAATTCAATTCAAGATTTAGCACAACGAATTGAGTCGCTTGCATTCGATATTAAACAGTGACTACAATGATTGTAGGTATGTGTATGtatagagagagaaagagagaacgGCTGAAGAGAGAGAGGAGGGTTAGGGGCGAAACAAGGGTTTTAAAAACTAATTTTACCCCCTATTACAAAGAAGACGAGCCCATTTGTCTCTGTCCGGGTCGGATCTTTTTCGGGTTGCTTTTCTTTGATTTTAACCAGGGCCGTAATTTGGGCTAAGATAGCCTCAGTTTCGAGCCCCATATAATTCGAGAATAGATTAATAGAGTGAATTTGAATCCGCTCGTTTAACTAATTGAGTCTAAATCTCTATCCGAacttaatatatttaattttactAGTTGAGTCGAGTCTGGTCGTTTAGGTAAACAAGCTGATTATAACGAGTCGGACGAGCCGACTCGTTTTATTTTACACTTAATCGAGTTTAAAATTCTACCCGAACTCGACTCATCTAATTTCACTTGTCGAGTCAAACCAACTcgtttaattatatatttttaaaaatttaattatttaattattctgtGTACTTTCGTTCCGTGTCATGTACCTATATCAGAAATTTAAACTCGACTCTAATTATATTCGTGTGTTATCGTGTTTGTATATCAAATTTTCGAACACAAATactaattatttatattatttcgTACCATATTCACGTGTCGTATAGTAGTATTGTCAGGCGTACGTCCAACTCCGATTACAACCCTAATTTTAAGTGTGCCCTGAATCCCTTACACGCATAGTGTAAAATGTAAAGCTAATGTGGTGGTAATGCTTTATTTTAGATAGGAAATTATTTTGGCTAGTTATATATTATCGATTTAATTCGATCAAAAATTGAACCGATAAATTATTAATTTTGTTTTATAATGTACTTACAACTCGCACGATGCATGGGTCTTTAATAATAATAGCTTAAATCACGTGCGAAGcacaaattttatttaaaattatatttattccatcatattataacttaaatatattttatatgaatatataataattttaaatttattataaaataatatgataAGTTGTGATCGTAGTTTAGTAAAATGAGTAGACTCTATCTAGTGTTTTAGCAATTTAGTAATTTAGCGTATATATaacatatttattttatattctttaataaccaaaattaagGTATAACCGTTGAACCAAGTGATACCCCATTCCAGTTATTATAACTTAGTATagattttatgatatttattcatattatgtataattttaataaattttcaaTATATGTAATAAAATATTGAAATTAGTTAATATAGAATTATAAccttattaaaaaaaaaattgaatatgtGTAATTTTTAGCTAATATCTATCTAATAGTATAAATTAGTATCAGATTTGACCACCATTAATCTTATTTGAACTTTATAAATAACAATATATTTTTGTTATTGGCGAGATTCGAAAATAACAATTTAtgtattttttataaaaataaataataatataaatatttgtttgTGACGATATTAGAACCTATGAAACTGGGTAGTTTTAAATAATAACATGAATGTTTTTTATTAATGAGATTCGAATTTAAGAGCTTTGATTATTTATGTGTTTAGTATTTTGATTCAACAGTGTTGATCGTTTAATTAGGTAGATTTAACGGTCGTGATTGTGAGAGATAATCAAAATAAAGTGTTAAATCAAATTAGAAATTATAGCTCATTATGATTATTATAATTTAGTATAGATTTCAAAGTCCTaatacaaataaaaaaaattaataaagtAAAACAATATCATGTTCTTTAAGTTTTTTCTTGCGGTGAGAGAAAAAAAATTAAGTGATATCATTCATAGACAATCAATTGACGCAAAATAAAAGATGTGAATGTCAATAATAAGTTACtaatttaaatgagtattatgatggtattTGGTTATTACTGTCAACTAATTTTAATTGTATATTTAACTTCAGtgtataataatataataattatttattaaattttattatatttaattgataaatgaCATATCATTTGGGCATGATATGCTTATAGACATATTTTGGGGAGTCAGTGACAGGTTACCTATTTACCATATGTTGTCATTTTTAAGATGGTACATGAGAGTATGAATTTTTGGGCGTTTTTTAAAATGTTCTCATCATGCTCTGTTTTATGTACATATCTCGGTGATTCTACTTTCGAGCTACTGCGTTAAATGAATATGTTCGAGATCGGaaagttttatttatttatcgagtttaaaaaaatattaattatatagGCACATAAGGTTGGCGAGGATCACAAAATTTTCTTAAAAACGAAGCACATCACATTAATATGTGATCTGCTTTGTGATAAACCAATGAACTGCAGCTAATTTATTTGTACTTGCAAATGCTCAGTCTGGTAAATACATGGTTCAGATTAGGGGTGtgcacggttcggttcggttcggtttttacCGAAAACCGTTACCGAACCGTGTAtgtcggttcggttcggtttctaACTATTAACCGTAACCGAACCGTTCGGAACGGTTAttttcggttcggttaaccgtttatcggtttcggtttttattttttttaaaaaaataattatttaatataatactAAGAATATTTATAGACGTTATTTAATATAAATCTAagaaaattaattatttagtaTAATGTAACAAACAAGTAGCATCGTTAAATGAGGGATTCGTATTGATGAATTAATAGAGCTATAGTATGAATGACTATCGACAAGTCCAAGTGCAAGTAAATGATTATCATAATCCATCTACAGGCCCAACAACAAAAGGTTTTTAAAATTCTTATATAAATTTGGCAAGTATCATATACTCATATTTGTATAAAATagataagtaaataaatatatattaaatattttaaaataatattagcggttcggtttttcggttcggttttaaGGATAAAACCGTAACCGTTACCAAACCGTCCggtcggttcggttcggttacgGTTTTTTTCGGTTTTTGTCGGTTTCGGTTTTTTTCGGTGCGGTTTTTCGGTTTTTCAGTCCAgtttcggtttttcggtttttgTTTGCTCACCCCTATTCAGATGATTACCACTGACTTGAACAAGGTGTGTCGCTCTGAATGGTCTCAACTGCTGCTACACAAAGCTCATTTCAAGCAAACTAAACCAAGCTCTGGCGTATTCCTAACAACTATACTCTTTGCGCTTAAAAACAGGCACCGGCTGTTACGCTAGTTTTTATATTTCACCCCAAAACGCACATATAGAAAAtgttatcaaacaatcatttcAAAACGAAGCTTTATCAAATACAACTATACAAGAATTTATTCAAGTATTACTTCTTACGGGAAACATTATAAAATAGAAAGATAAATATATGCAACAGAAGGTAAACCAAATAGGTAGAATTTGAAGAGGGGGAAATGCCTAAAGCAATGGCTGCCCAGCTGAACAAGAAATGAGCCTAACTAGGGGAGACAACGATGGTGCTATTGAATTAGCCGCCTAGCAAGTAAAACAAACTTTTAGGATAAAACTGAATTAGCTTAGCTCTTCGCATGTTTAGAAGGACATACAAACTCACAATAGTCATATGAGTTTCTCTATTAATAATAAACTTGTAGGGGTTAAGTGGGAAAAAATTAAGTTGCGAAGCACGAGAGAGAGATTCCTGTTACCCCCATTGTAGTTTATTACAATTAACTAACTTCAAATTCCCAAATCTCTTTCTTTCCCTGCATATGTTCTACCCCAGATAAAATGTTCACTAAGGTATCGTACATTAAGATAACTGTCTGTCTATTTAAAaagaagattaattttttaataaaattacaaaTTGATCTACTAATCCATTTCGTAAGTTGTCACCTGGCCTAAATCATAAATACTGTTCTTGTATTCGCCCTCTGTTCTCTTCCCACCACAACCTTGCCTGCATTTCTCCAAACTTTTCCCGGCTGCATCACACATATCTTCAAGTCAGTTTAATACAAGAGCTAAAAGAGCTAGATTCATATGTATGCAAATTAAGTTAAGAGAATACTATACTAAACAATGTATTTTAGCTGTTTCCAGCTAAACCAAGTAGCCCAATATTCAATTTCCACTTGGAAGACTAATGTAAGCTGCTTCAATGACTTTAGTCTTTGGATATTGAGCAACCCCTCGTGTGCAACATTAAAAACTTACTAAACAAGATACAATAACTATAATCCTTAACAAGTGTGCACAACCTAAAACATATAATATATTCAGAGAGAGTAATAAAAATATAGAGATGGCTCCTTATCAGAGCTTGGATTATGGAAGAACTGCATTCTGAAATATGTCGTTGATTTTTTTTTATCCATGTATTCATACATGACTTGTAAAAATATGACTCTAATCTCTAAGTGCACAACACTACCCATTAAACAACGGAGACATACATGATACACCTCTTCGGTAGGCCAACCAAACCCCAAATCTCGAGCATATAGATGTTCTGTTTTTAGTTTGGGATACAGCACGCTATATTGTATAAAGGATCTAACATTGTGTTTTCTTCAATTTATCTTATGATGCAATAGGACAAATTATATTCCAACCAAGAGTGAAAATATATCTACCTGAATCTGACACGCCTAAGCTCCCGGATACCACTTGGCAATGCTCTGATCGTGATGTACACTCCTGGTACATCCTGCTCAATCCATTCAGACTCCATATCACTTGCATTGCTTAAAGAAACTTCTCCTGAGTGATCATCCTCCCTAGATGAACTGGTCCTTGCAGAAGCATCTATTGACGATGTCTCAGTTTTCCCTGCACTAATGCTTGACAATTTCGGGGTTGAAGCAAGAGCAGAGTCATGGTTATGACGAGATTCCACTGGTTGGTGATCAAGTGAATCCGAGGATGAGCCCTTCCCATCAGGACGGTGCAAATTGCGAGGCTTCCGCTCTTTACTCAATGGTGGCGTTTCTGGACTGCTCTCATCAGATTCAATTTTTGATCCCTAAAAAGAATAACTtaatatttgtaaaatatataaaactcAAGGTATTGCATTTCCTTGTTcatacaatcataatcatatcaATTTTTTTCTTTGATGGCTGAGCATTAGGGATAGCCATGACAGAAGCTCCATTAAAGCAGTAAATTGTGAAGAAATTAGCAGGCTAAAGAATTCAAACTAATAACAGATATTTACTTAATTACCTATGAAATTTACGGGGTTTAGAACTCAAACTAGTTTCAGCAACTTAAACATTGAACTACAGATACAGATGAGACAATAAATACAGGTTAAAACTTAAAAGTGACCAAATGTACCCCACAGCATACAATCAAATATAACTTAATAGTTAGCAAAAAAAAAAACTAACCTGTTAAAGTTTAAAACCGCAAAAGGAAAAGATACAATACATATGACTGCTAGCAAACTGTGCAGTGATATTAGGATTACTAACTAACCTCATCTTCAGATCTTGGAGGAGTTGGGAGTGCTACTGCTTGACGATTGAACCTTTGGACGTTGTATAGCTCCATTACTTTGTCATAGTTCTCAGCCCACCACCTCTGAGCTTGCCATTTGTTGAAAACATCGCGACTGATGAAACATAAAATAAAAACATTAATTCATCTATTACAATATACTTCTAGAAAAATGAGTAAAATGTAGATTACTACATCTCTTCAAACACGGGACAAGAACATGGCGTCCAGAATCTGGATTGATTTATAGAATATTTTGAAACTACACAGACGGCTAACATTTTTTGGTGGATTGAGATGTCTAGCACTTAAAGAGGGTACGTAATAACCTTTGGTACTGCAAGACGATGATATAGAAAAATACTATAATAGCAACTTTGTATCTCAATATTTGTAGAAGGAACCTAATGAAGTGAAAGAGGACTTcaaagaaaggacaaatcttTGTCGAAATATCAAATCCTTGATTATGTAAGTTGTAATTGACAAATAATCCTTGAAATCAATGTTAAAAAGTCTATAAAATTCTATATAAACAGATATGAGTTAGCGTGCCACTTAACATTACATGGCAAGATCGGACTAGATTCTAATATTTACTTTGTTCAAGCATAAGCAGCCTGATGAGTGCTGCCTGCAGAAAGCTTGTCAGCGAAGTAGTGAGACTCGGGTCTTTCAAATTATTTAGTCTGAGCTATACAAAAACTTTAACATCACAAAACAATACTCCGCGCCtaaacagagaaattcttaaaaGATGGTTCGAAAAATAGCTTCAGTAAACTATGAACTATGAGGTGCGAACAGATGAATATAAGATGTCCTAATCTGAAATTATCTAATTCTGATGCCAAATTAACATACTTTGAAAGAGAAAAA
It contains:
- the LOC141717549 gene encoding protein Brevis radix-like 2, giving the protein MLTCIACSKHIGGGSLPPQHPDEDDVLDQQVTTPPAKQQHSIKALTSQIKDIALKPCKPCSGSSTRKATRNYPDSDTTSERFHCSYRRTGSADSTPRVWGKEMEARLKGLSSGQNTPTSVSGRTESVVFEDDDEDENEPKEWVAQVEPGVLITFVSLPNNGNDLKRIRFSRDVFNKWQAQRWWAENYDKVMELYNVQRFNRQAVALPTPPRSEDEGSKIESDESSPETPPLSKERKPRNLHRPDGKGSSSDSLDHQPVESRHNHDSALASTPKLSSISAGKTETSSIDASARTSSSREDDHSGEVSLSNASDMESEWIEQDVPGVYITIRALPSGIRELRRVRFSREKFGEMQARLWWEENRGRIQEQYL